In Gammaproteobacteria bacterium, a genomic segment contains:
- a CDS encoding STM4013/SEN3800 family hydrolase codes for MMNVKPMLGSHDFVMITLDTLRFDVAHQEYTAGRLPNLSRVLPEHGWEKRHSPASFTYAAHHAFFAGFLPTPVSPGPHPRLFALAFPGSETTGEQTLVFDAPDIISGFRQQGYYTVCVGGVGFFNKRTPLGRVLPDLFDESHWSEAMGVTAQDSTAYQVRLIRQSYARWKEGSKGRVFLFLNISALHQPNCYYVPGQSKDNLDSHAAALRYVDMQLGSLFEFLSTQGNSFCVLCSDHGTAYGDDDYHGHRLGHSSVWDVPYAQFELTTQS; via the coding sequence ATGATGAACGTTAAACCTATGTTAGGCAGTCATGACTTTGTGATGATTACCCTGGATACCTTGCGGTTTGACGTTGCTCATCAGGAATATACAGCAGGTCGCTTACCCAATTTGAGTCGCGTTTTGCCGGAACATGGTTGGGAGAAACGCCACTCACCGGCCAGTTTCACTTATGCGGCACACCATGCTTTTTTCGCCGGGTTTTTGCCCACACCTGTATCACCCGGACCGCACCCGAGGTTGTTCGCTTTGGCTTTTCCGGGCAGCGAAACCACCGGTGAGCAGACGTTGGTATTTGATGCGCCGGATATCATCAGTGGATTCCGGCAGCAGGGCTACTATACCGTATGCGTTGGTGGAGTTGGCTTTTTTAATAAGCGTACCCCTTTGGGACGGGTGTTGCCGGATTTATTTGATGAAAGCCATTGGTCAGAAGCCATGGGCGTGACTGCGCAAGATTCCACGGCATATCAGGTGAGGTTAATCCGTCAATCCTATGCCCGGTGGAAAGAGGGTAGTAAGGGCAGGGTGTTTTTGTTTCTCAACATCTCCGCCTTGCATCAACCCAACTGTTACTACGTTCCAGGGCAAAGCAAAGATAATCTCGATTCTCATGCGGCCGCCTTGCGTTATGTAGATATGCAATTAGGAAGTTTGTTTGAGTTTTTGTCTACACAGGGTAACAGTTTTTGTGTGCTTTGCTCGGATCATGGTACGGCATACGGTGATGACGATTATCATGGGCACCGTTTGGGGCATTCGAGTGTTTGGGATGTGCCATATGCGCAATTTGAATTAACAACACAATCCTAA
- a CDS encoding STM4011 family radical SAM protein, translating into MNFNILYRGYLSSCNFSCDYCPFAKQQDDKSAREKDQHALRRFVQWVQRSQYDLNVLFTPWGEALIRKWYQQALVELSHCASVRKVAVQTNLSCKLDWLRQCKTETTALWVSYHPSEMVLDSLLVKCEQLLSIGIRFSVGMVGLVEHIPVLQQLRKHLPNSVYVWVNACKAPAVNYSAAQIQQIVSIDPCFEDNLRNYRSLNELCFTGEDTFSVRADGGVSRCHFTAEELGNIYEQDLLDLVGERPCPRGVCDCHIGYVHMKRLNLRNKYKTGLLERILYI; encoded by the coding sequence ATGAATTTCAATATTTTGTACCGGGGCTATCTATCCAGTTGTAACTTTAGTTGTGACTATTGCCCTTTCGCCAAGCAGCAAGATGATAAGTCCGCTCGGGAAAAAGATCAGCACGCATTGCGTCGATTTGTGCAATGGGTACAGAGGAGTCAATATGATCTCAATGTGCTGTTTACTCCCTGGGGTGAGGCACTGATCCGAAAATGGTATCAACAAGCCCTAGTGGAATTGTCCCATTGCGCCTCAGTGAGAAAAGTAGCCGTACAAACCAATTTGAGTTGCAAACTGGATTGGTTGCGTCAATGTAAGACAGAGACTACGGCGCTTTGGGTGTCGTATCATCCCAGCGAAATGGTTCTAGATTCCTTGCTGGTTAAATGTGAGCAACTGCTGTCTATAGGGATCCGCTTCAGTGTGGGCATGGTAGGTCTAGTGGAGCATATCCCTGTGCTGCAACAGCTAAGAAAACATTTGCCCAATTCGGTGTATGTGTGGGTGAATGCCTGTAAAGCGCCGGCGGTTAACTATTCCGCCGCACAGATACAACAAATTGTTTCCATTGATCCTTGCTTTGAAGACAATTTGCGGAATTATCGGTCCCTGAATGAATTGTGTTTTACCGGCGAGGATACTTTCAGTGTCCGCGCTGACGGTGGTGTTAGTCGTTGCCATTTTACAGCGGAGGAGCTGGGAAATATTTATGAACAAGATCTGCTGGACTTAGTGGGCGAGCGTCCGTGCCCCCGGGGCGTGTGCGATTGCCATATTGGTTATGTGCATATGAAACGTTTAAATCTAAGAAATAAATATAAAACAGGATTGTTAGAGCGAATATTGTATATATGA
- a CDS encoding STM4012 family radical SAM protein, which yields MQQPLSQWLQQSPYQAYSYSYPHKSAYRVFQQPQSLPHVWSEEDTKALFLYVHIPFCEMRCGFCNLFTLSRPRAVLQQEYVNALLRQIRSIAPVFEKAQFARFAMGGGTPTYLSVEQLDQVLSVVNALPGMDTQAIPVSVEVSPLTATREKLALLRDFGIDRISMGVQSFDDAEVGLLVRKQSRAQVATALENIRLWNFPVVNLDLIYGIAGQTPKSWLVSLQKTLEFQPEEIYLYPLYVRPLTGLNRMESQLGKVLTIQDQRQELYRLGRDYLLANGYEQLSMRMFRLRHTVAGNGPVYCCQEDGMLGLGSGARSYTRALHYSGEYAVGREPIKKIIDGYCDKSEQQFLQVDYGIRLSLEEQKRRYLIQSLLLLEGLNTSAYFRRFQSAVWQDFACLSELLHLSLAQKQNGRVTLTAKGIAHSDSIGPWLASAQVRQKMQSFALR from the coding sequence ATGCAGCAACCTTTAAGTCAATGGTTACAACAATCTCCCTATCAGGCTTATTCCTATTCCTATCCTCATAAAAGTGCTTATCGCGTTTTTCAGCAACCGCAGTCCTTGCCTCATGTGTGGAGTGAAGAAGATACCAAGGCGCTGTTTCTTTATGTGCATATTCCCTTTTGTGAGATGCGTTGTGGTTTCTGCAATTTGTTTACTTTATCCCGGCCTAGAGCCGTGTTGCAGCAGGAGTATGTGAACGCGCTGTTGCGACAGATTCGCAGCATTGCTCCGGTTTTTGAAAAAGCGCAGTTTGCGCGTTTTGCCATGGGAGGAGGTACGCCGACCTATTTAAGTGTGGAGCAATTGGATCAAGTGTTAAGTGTTGTTAATGCCTTACCGGGCATGGATACACAGGCGATTCCGGTGTCTGTGGAGGTATCACCTCTAACCGCTACCCGGGAAAAACTGGCATTGTTGCGGGATTTCGGTATTGACCGTATCAGTATGGGAGTGCAGAGTTTTGATGATGCTGAGGTGGGTCTGTTGGTGCGTAAACAATCCCGTGCCCAGGTGGCTACGGCGTTGGAGAACATACGTCTCTGGAACTTTCCTGTTGTCAATTTGGATTTGATCTATGGTATAGCCGGACAAACCCCTAAAAGCTGGTTGGTTTCGTTGCAGAAGACCCTGGAGTTTCAACCGGAGGAGATTTATCTTTATCCTTTATATGTGCGTCCTTTGACAGGTTTGAATCGAATGGAAAGTCAGTTGGGCAAAGTCCTTACCATACAAGACCAAAGGCAGGAGCTTTATCGGCTAGGCCGGGATTATTTGTTGGCAAACGGTTACGAGCAATTGTCCATGCGCATGTTTCGCTTGCGTCACACTGTAGCGGGAAATGGGCCGGTGTACTGTTGTCAGGAAGACGGTATGCTGGGCTTGGGCAGTGGCGCCCGGTCTTATACGCGAGCTTTACATTACTCCGGGGAATATGCGGTGGGACGGGAGCCAATCAAAAAAATCATTGATGGCTATTGTGATAAAAGCGAGCAACAGTTTTTGCAGGTAGACTACGGTATCCGGCTGAGCCTGGAAGAACAAAAACGCCGTTACCTGATTCAGTCGTTGCTTTTGCTTGAAGGCTTGAACACTTCCGCCTATTTTCGACGTTTTCAAAGCGCCGTATGGCAGGATTTTGCCTGCTTGTCAGAGTTGTTGCATCTGTCGTTGGCACAAAAGCAAAATGGCCGGGTTACACTTACGGCTAAGGGTATCGCTCATTCGGATAGTATTGGGCCGTGGTTGGCGTCGGCGCAGGTTCGGCAAAAAATGCAAAGCTTTGCCTTACGATGA